A stretch of the Rosa rugosa chromosome 5, drRosRugo1.1, whole genome shotgun sequence genome encodes the following:
- the LOC133711797 gene encoding uncharacterized protein LOC133711797, which translates to MSNSLAESFNNMVKDERCMPLPQLLEGIRVRVMEMFCERKVQSSTWRSVLCPKLEKKLSKIIETGRNWRVRQSTNDIFEVCTEDSTVMVNLVERECSCAWWQFRCFPCSHAIQVMQKANCIPYRYIEDYWKTSFYRSAHDLPIFPVPDLDNPDPSSFSDSALQPPKTRKPPRRPRTRRIKSFGEESRPVRCTRCDQLGHHNRRSCNVAI; encoded by the coding sequence ATGAGTAATTCTTTGGCAGAGAGCTTCAACAACATGGTCAAAGATGAGAGATGCATGCCGCTGCCTCAGTTGCTTGAAGGCATTCGTGTGAGAGTTATGGAGATGTTTTGTGAAAGGAAGGTTCAATCTTCTACTTGGAGGAGTGTGCTATGTCCTAAGCTTGAGAAAAAGTTGTCGAAAATTATAGAAACAGGGAGAAATTGGAGAGTTCGCCAgtctactaatgatatttttgaagtTTGTACAGAGGATAGCACCGTCATGGTGAACTTGGTTGAGAGGGAGTGTTCTTGTGCTTGGTGGCAGTTTAGGTGCTTCCCATGTTCTCACGCAATTCAAGTAATGCAGAAGGCGAACTGTATCCCTTACCGTTACATTGAAGATTACTGGAAGACCTCATTCTATAGAAGTGCTCATGATCTTCCTATTTTTCCAGTCCCGGATCTTGATAATCCCGATCCTAGTAGTTTTAGTGATTCAGCTTTGCAGCCTCCCAAGACTCGAAAACCTCCCAGAAGACCACGGACAAGGAGGATCAAGTCGTTTGGGGAAGAGTCTAGACCAGTGAGATGCACACGGTGTGATCAACTTGGCCACCACAACCGCAGGTCATGCAATGTGGCTATCTGA